The genomic window AGCTGGAGCGAATGCGCGCCCTGCACGAAACCGTAGCCCAGCGAAACCGCGTCCTGCGAGCGCTTGCGCGAAAGCAGGCCGGTAAAGGTGGTCGGCGCGTTCTCGAGCGCGTCTTCACGGCGCTCGAGGGTGGCCGTCACCAGATGCGGGCCGAAGCGCAATTCGTTCTGGAACAGGTAGCCGCGAAGGTTGGTTTCGGTGCGGTAGAACGAAGGCTGCGTCTTGTAGACCGATTGCGAATCGGTCACCTGCACGCGCGTGCTGTAGATGTCGTTCCACTTGGCGGACCATGAAAGCCCCGCCGTGCGCAGCGTGTTCTGCGAAACGTCGTTGGTAAACCGGATCGGCGGCCGCGTCCTGGCGCTCACCGGCGAGTCGTAGCCCGCTTCGGTGTCGCTGTAGAGCAGCGTGGCCTCGAGCCGCTGGGCCGGGTTGATCTGGTAGCCCAGCCGCAGGTTGCCCGAGTCGTTGCGGTATGCGTCGCGGTCAGGGTCGGTCAGGCCGTCCCTGGAGGGCGTGCGCTTTTCGATCGGCAGCGCGTTGAAGCCTTTGCTCTCTTCATGCGCAACACCCAGCGAATAGTCGAACGCGCCCGACTTCCCGCTCACGCCCGCTTCGGCCTTGCGAAGGCCATGGCTGCCGAAGCCCACGCCCGCATAGGGCGCCACGCCTTCTTCGCCGCGCCGGGTAAAGAGCTGGACCACGCCGCCCACGGCGTCGGAGCCGTACACCGCCGCAGCGGGGCCGCGCAGCACTTCGATGCGGTCGATCTGCGCAAGCGGAATGCCCTCCCAGCCGGCGCCGCCGGTCGATTGCGAATCAATGCGCACCCCGTCGATGTACACGGCGGTGAAGCGCGTGTCTGCGCCGCGGATGAACAGGCTGGTGGTACTGCCGGGGCCGCCGTTACGCGTCATCTCGATGCCGGGCAGGCGCGCCAGCACGTCGGCCACGCCGACGGCGCCGCTGCGCTCGATGGTCTGGCGGTCGATGATGGACACGTCGCCCACCAGGTCCGACAGGGCTTGCGGCGTGCGGTTGGCCGTGACCACGGTTTCGCCCAGCGCGGGCGCTTCTTGCTGGGCGTGCGCTGCCGAGGGCAGCTGGATCAGCGCCAGGCCGCCGAAAGCGGAGGCCAGCGCGAGCGGCAAGCAGGCAAGGCGGCGACGGCGCGCAGGAACACGGCCGAGGGAAAGGGAAACGCAGGAAATCATGAATGGACCGAACGAACGTCTATGCCCGTCGCCGGCCTCCCCGCCAGCGTTTGGGCGCAATGGCTGCTTCATGCGCGCGAATCGATCGCGCATGCGGCAGCCGCCTCGTTGGCCGGTATCCGGGCTGGCAGTGCGACCTCACCGCCTTCCCAGGCGCCTGTTTCAGGGCACCCAGTGGCTTGATGGATGAGGTTGACGCGCATGGCGTCGACTGCTTGACCGTTGCGGGGGCAGCGCAGGCGGCTTCGGCCTTGTCCCGTGTCCGGGGGGCGTTCACTCCTGCTTCCCGTTGAACCGCGGCGTGTGAACCACGACGCAGGCACCAACGGGCGGGATTCTAGGGCTTCTCCCGGTTGCCGCAGGCGCAGTAAGCCAAAAGTTGCGCAGACTGTTGCCCGCTTTGCATCGGAAAACTTGGAAAGAGCAACGTGCAGGCCGCAGAATCCGTCCCGGTCCTACGCGGCGCTCGGCGCCACGGGGGACCGCCTCCCTGGGAAACTACAATCGCCAACCATGCCCGCCTCCAGCCCCATCGACCAGATCGCCGAGCGTGTGGAACGCCTGCTCGTGCGTCATGAAGAGGTGCAGCGCACCAATGCGCTGCTGCAGGAGCAGGTCGAAGCGCTCACGCGCGAGCGCGATGCGCTGAAGTCGCGGCTCGCCGCGGCCCGCACGCGCCTCGATGCCCTGCTCGAGCGGCTCCCGGCCGAACCACCTTCCGAAGATTCCCCCGCATGAAGCAGATTGAAGTTCAGATCATGGGCCAGAGCTATCTGCTCGGCTGCCCCGAGGGCGGCGAGGCGCAGTTGCGCGAGGCTGTCGACCGGGTGGATGCGGCCATGTGCAAGATCCGCGATGCGGGCAAGGTGAAGGCCCGCGACCGCATTGCCGTGCTTGCTTCGCTCAACCTGGCCTTCGACCTGGCCGCCCAGCAGGCGGCCGCGGCAGCCGCACCGGCATCGACGGCCGCCCCGGCAACCGCGGTGCCCACCGCAGATGCCGGCGAGGGCGACGCGAAGGCCGCCCAGCTCATTCAGAAACTCGATCAAGCCCTTGCGGGCGATGACCATTTACTCTGAACAGAGGCGCCCGGCCCGTGAGGGGCGTAAAATCCGAACTGTCTGCGGTGCGCGTCGGGCTTAATATTTCCTTGTTCCAATGCTCTCCGGAGCCGGGCTTGGTACATCGCTTGGCGGGCGTGATCATCTCGCGTCAGATGAACCCGAAGCCTTGCTGCCCTCGCCCACCTGAACCCTGGTTCAGGATGCGGGTTCGGCGCCCACTTGCAGACACCTTTTTCCGTTCAAACGGCCCCGGCATGCGCTGCACGGGGCCGTTGCTTTTTTTCAAGGCTCCGCTGCGTGAACTCCCTGCTCGACCCCCTCCTGATCGCCGAATTGGCCGCACTCGGCCTGGGCACCGGTTTTCTGGCGGGCTTGCTCGGCATCGGGGGCGGAATGCTCATGGTGCCGTTCATCACGATCATCATGGGGCACCGCGGGGTGGCTTCCGATCTGGCCGTGAAGATGGCCATTGCCACCTCGATGGCAACGATCATCTTCACTTCGGTGTCGAGCGTGCGCGCGCACCACAAGCGCGGCGCGGTGCGCTGGGACATCGTCCGGCGCCTGGCGCCCGGCATTGTCATCGGCAGCCTGCTGGGCAGCCTGGGCGTGTTCGCACTGCTCAAGGGCACCGTGCTGGCGATCGTGTTCGCGCTGTTCGTGGGCTTCTCGGCCACGCAGATGTTTCTTGACCGCAAGCCCAAGCCCACGCGGCAGATGCCGGGTACGGCCGGCCAGTTGTCGGCGGGCGGCGCCATCGGCTTCATCTCGGGGCTGGTGGGTGCGGGCGGCGGCTTCGTCAGCGTGCCGTTCATGACGTGGTGCAACATCTCCATTCACAACGCCGTGGCCACCAGCGCCGCGCTCGGCTTTCCGATCGCGGTGGCCAACGTGCTGGGCTATGTGGTGAGCGGACAGTCGGTGCAGGGCCTGCCCGATGGCGCCTTCGGCTACATCTGGCTGCCGGCGCTCGCGGTCATTGCGGTGTGCAGCGTGCTTACGGCTCCGCTTGGTGCCAAGGCGGCCCACAACCTGCCGGTGAAAAAGCTCAAGCGCGTGTTCGCGAGCATCTTGTACCTGCTGGCCGCCTACATGCTCTGGAAGGGCCTGCAGGGCTGAGCCATCGCGCAGCTTCGCACACTGCGCGGCTGTTGAAGTGAAAGCCCCTCGGGTCTTGGGTGAGACCCGTTGCGGCAGGCAAGCGCGGGCCGTATAACCGGCCTCATGAAAATCCTCATCGCAGTCGACGGCAGCGCCTATACGCAAAAGGCGCTCAACTACCTGCTCGCCAACCGCGCCATGTTCGTGGACGGGCATGAGCTGGTCATCGTGCATGTGTGCACCGGCGTCCACGGCCATGTGGCGCGCCACCTGAGCAAACAGGTGGTCGATGACTACTACGCTGAAGAAAGCGCCAAGGTGCTCGACCCCGTGAAGGCATTGCTCGCGCAGAACAACGTGAGCAACTTCACTGTCGACCAGCGCCACGGCCATGCGGCCGAGGAAATCCTCAAGTCGGCCACTGCCGCGCATGCCCAGCTGATTGTGCTGGGCACCCACGGCCACGGCATTTTCGGCCGCGCGCTGATGGGCTCGGTGGCCACCAAGGTCATTTCCGAGACCGACACCTCGGTGCTGCTGGTGCAGTAATCCGGCGAAGGCCGCGCCCTCTTTTTTATTGTTGTTGAACGCGCTGCTGCCGCCACTCGCGCGGCGAGCAGCCGAAGCGTTCGCGGAATGCGCGGCTGAAATGCGCCGCGCCGTTGAAGCCACGGCCGTAGGCGATTTCGGCCACCGGGCGTCCGGCAAGGCGCGGCTCGAGCAGGTCGCGGCTGCAGGCTTCGAGCCGGCGCTCCCAGATGTACTGCGAAGGCGTGAGCGGCTCGCTCTTGAAGATGCGGTGAATGTGGCTCGCTGAAACGCCCAGTTCCGCCGCAAGGCTGCCCACCGACAGCAATGGGTCTGCCAACTGTTCGTCGATGCGCCGCTTCACGCGGGCCAGGTGGTAGGCCGTGAGATTGCTGAGACCCGGCGCGCGTGCCGCGGGCAGCGTTTGCAGCCCTGCCACCAGGATGCTCTGCACCCCGTTGGCCACCGCAAGCGCCGATGCAGGCTGCAAGGTGTCGATGTCTTCACGCAGGGTGCGGATCATGCCCAGCAGCAGGTGCCCCGCGCCTTCGCGTCCCGACACGGTGGTGGCCGTCAGTGCTTCGGTGTCGTGCAGTTCGCCGCGCAGGCGTTCGCCGGGCAGCTTGAGCACGATCTGCTCGAAGGCGTTGTCGAACAGCAGTTCGTAGGGCCGCGTGCTGTCGTACAGCGCAAAGTCGCCCGCCGCCAAGACCGCGTCGCGCCCGTCCTGCCGCACCACGCCTTGGCCGCGCGCCTGGATGCTGACCAGGAAGTAATCGTCGCCCGACCGCGAGATGTGCCCCGGCGTGCGCATGACCTTCTGCGGGCCCGACTTGACCACCGACACATCGAGGCTCGGCAGCGTGTGCTGACGGATGCTGCCCTCGAAGTTGCCGGAATCGTCCTTGCGCACCGCATCGCACCCGAGCTGCACGTACACATTGCAGATCATGTCGGTCCAGTAGGCGAGCCGCTGGTCACTGGGAACGGCGTCGGTGCTGAACAACTGGTTCATCGGGGTTCCTCGGGTTTCTTGAAAGGCCGGCATGCAACGCTGGAACAAGAACGCCGCAAGTTCGGGTCAAGGGGTTTCGCGGCGGCGAATCTACGCTCGAAGCAACCCGCATGCCACCGCGCAAACCCGGTGCGAGGTGTGCGAAGTTGTTTCACCACCCCCGCTCCTGGAGACCCGCCATGCCCGCCACCGTTCATCCCAAGCTTCGCGTTGCCGCCGTACAGGCCGCGCCAGTGTTCCTCGATCTCGACGGCACCGTCGACAAGACCATCGACCTCATGGCCCAAGCGGCCGGCCAGGGCGTGAAGCTCATCGCCTTTCCCGAAACCTGGATGCCCGGGTACCCCTGGTGGATCTGGCTCGACTCGCCGGCCTGGGGCATGCAGTTCGTGCAGCGCTATCACGACAACTCGCTGGTCGTCGGCTCGGGCGAGTTCGATCGCATTCGCGATGCCGCGCGCAAGCACAAGATCTGGGTGTCCCTTGGCTACAGCGAAAAGGCCGCGGGCAGCCTCTACATTGCGCAGGCGCTGATCGACGACCAGGGCAACACGGTGCAGACGCGCCGCAAGCTCAAGCCCACGCACGTGGAGCGCACCGTGTTCGGCGAGGGCGACGGCTCCGACCTTGCGGTGGCCGAAACGGCCATCGGCAACATCGGATCGCTCTCGTGCTGGGAGCACCTGCAGCCGCTCAGCAAATACGCGATGTATGCGCAGAACGAGCAGATCCACTGCGGCGCATGGCCCAGTTTTTCGCTCTACCGCGGTGCGGCCTTCGCCCTCGGCCCCGAGCTCAACAATGCGGCCAGCCAGGTTTACGCGGCGGAAGGCCAATGCTTCGTCATTGCGCCGTGCGCCACCGTTTCACCGGCAATGAGCGAGCTGATGTGCACCGATGCAGGCAAGCAGCAGTTGCTGCGCGTGGGCGGCGGCTTTGCACGCATCTACTCGCCCGACGGTTCCCCGCTCGGCACGGCGCTGGCCGAAAACCAGGAAGGGCTGGTGATTGCGGACATCGACCTCGGAATGATTGCGCTCGCCAAGGCAGCGGCCGACCCGAGCGGCCACTACTCGCGGCCGGACGTCACGCAGCTGCTGCTGAACAAGACAAAACGCGAACCGGTGGTGCTGCAGCGTACGCCCGAAGTCGAAGGCGGCGCCTTCGAAGCCATCGTCGCCGCGCCCGAGCCGGCCGTCGCGGCGCGCCAGCAGCTGGCCGCCTGAACACGCTGGAGCCACGCCATGGAATCCGCCATTGCAGAGCACCTGAAATGCCCACGCACGCGTCACCGCCGCGTGGAGGACGATTACGCGCCGCCCTACCCCGCCTGGTCGGCACGCGCACATGCCGCGGTCAGGCAGGTGGTAATGGGCTACTTCGGCGTGCAATCGCGCGGCGCCGATATGCAAGGCCGCGCATGCGCTGCGCTGATGAAGATCGCAGCCGGCTTCGCGCTGCCCGACGGCCCGGGCCATCACGACTTCGCACACTACGTCGATGCCGACGGCTACGACAACATGATCGCCATCGCATACTGGGACGACCCTGCAGCCCATGCACGCTGGTGCGCCGCGCCCGAGGTCGACGCGTGGTGGCGCTCCGACGAGCGGCTGGCAGACGGCCTTGGCTATTTCCGCGAAATCGTTTCGCCGCGCGTCGAGCACTTCGAGACCATGTTCAACACACCTGACCGCCTCGAGGGCGTGGGCGTGGTGATGTGCGGCGTGAGCGGCGAACTGCAGGAGCACGGCTACTGGGGTTCGATGCGCGACCGCATTCCGCTTTCGCAGACCGATGCCATGGCACCCTCCGGCACACGCGCCGTAATGGCCGGTACGCCGGCTCCGGGGCAGCGCGTGCGCATCGCGGGCCACGAGAACATCGCGATGATCCGCTCCGGGCAGGAATGGGCCGACACCACCGGCCAAGAACGCACGCTCTACCTGGAGCAGATGGAACCGGTACTGCGCGAGGGCATGGAGTTCTTGCGCGACCGGGGACTGGACATCGGCTGCTACAGCAACCGCTACATGCGCCATCTCGACGCCAAGGGCACGCCGCTCGAAAAGTCGTTCGGCCTGAGCTTCTGGCGATCGCTCGCCGACATGGAGCGCTGGGCCGAGTCGCACCCCACGCACGTCGCGATCTTCGGCAGCTTCATGCGCTACGTGCAGGCGCTGAACTTCCAGCTGCAGCTGCGCGTGTACCACGAGGTGTCGGTACTGAAGGCCGACGAGCAGAGCTACGAGTACATCAACTGCCATGGGCGCAGCGGGCTCATGAACGGATTGGCCACCACCTAGAGACCGCGTTTCGGGCATTTGCTTTAGGATGCGCGGCCCTATTCAAGCGCAAGCAAAGGCAAGGACCCGACCATGTGGAGCGAACTCGACAGCCTCGTCGAAGCCTCGATGCAGGAATGGAAAGTACCCGGGCTTGCCCTGGCCGTGATCCAGGACGGCGAGATTGCCGTGCTCAAGGGCTACGGCGTGCGCGACACCGATACGGGCCTGCCCGTGACGGTGGACACGCAATTCCTGCTGTGCTCGATCACCAAGTCGTTCACCGCGGCCGGGTTGGGCTTGCTGGTCGATGAGCGCAAGCTCGAATGGTCGCGGCCGGTGCGCGAGGTGATTCCCGAATTTCGCCTGCACGACCCGGTGGCGACCGAACGGCTGACGGTGCGCGACCTGCTGTGCCATCACAGCGGCCTGCCGCGGCACGACTGGATCCACATGCCCGGCGACCTGAGCAATGCCCAGATGCTGGCCGCACTCAGGCACCTTGCACCGAACAAGGACTTGCGCGACACCTTCCAGTATTCGAACCTCGGGTACCTGGTCGCCGGAATGGTCACCGAGCGCATCAGCGGCCAGAGCTACCAGGACTTCACCACCGAACGCTTGATGAAGCCCCTGGGCTTCAGCCACTTCAGCTTTTCCATCGAGGCGCTTGGCGCCGCCGAAGACGCCGCCCGCCCCCATGCGATGGATGGCGACGAGCGCTACCGCACGCCGCTCTCGCCCATTCGCGCCACGCCGGCGGGCGGCATCAACGCTTCGGTGTCAGACCTGGCGAAATGGGCGCGCTTCCTGCTCGGCGGCAAGGTGGATGGCCGCCAGCTGCTTTCGGCCCAGGCGCTGCGCGAAATGACCACGCCGCGCGTGCACATGGGCCGCTCCGAATTTCCCGAGATCGGCGATTCGCACTACGGCCTCGGCCTTTTCTGCGAGCAGTACCGGGGCGAGCGCACCATCGCGCATTCAGGCTCCTGGGCCGGCTGGAGCACGCTCATGACCATGCAGCCGGAACGCCGCGCGGGCGTGGTGGTGCTGACCAACCGGGCGCCGGGCGGCTTCACCGCCATCCTCACCTACGCGTTGCTCGACCACATTTGCGGCCGCACGCCCGTCGACTGGTTCGGCCGCCTGGCGCCGCGGCGCAAACAGGCAGTGGAACAGCTCGGCCTCGACAAGAAGGCCAAGGGGGAAGTCCGCCGAAGCGGCACCCGACCGAGCCACGCGCTGGAAGACTATGTGGGCGGCTACGAGCATCCGGCGTACGGACGAATCCACATCGAACAGGCTGCCGACGGCCTTGCCTGGCGTTGGCGCGGCTTCGAGGAGCCGCTGGAGCACCGCCACTACGACGTGTTCATCACGCCCGACCGGCCGACGGTGATGCACCCCAGCAACCGGACCCTCACCTTCCGCTACGACCGGCAGGGCCGCATCGATCGCGTGGAGGTTCCTCTCGAGGAGATGGTGGACGACATCGTGTTTCGCCGCGTTGCCGCCGGCGACGTGCTCGACCCGGCATTTCGCCGTTTGTGCGCCGGCGACTACCTGCACAGTGGCCGCGTCATCGAGATCAGGCTGGACGCCGAGGGCCAGCTCGGCATGACCGTTCCGGGCCAGCCGACCTACCGGCTGCTTCCGGCCGGCGGACGCAGCTTCAACGTCGACACGCTCGAAGGCTACGGGGTGGAGTTCCGCCGGCCGTCACCCGGCGTGGTGGACGCGATGATCTTTCATGAACCCCGCACCACCGCCCTCGCACCGAGAGCGCCGAAGGCGGCGAAAGACTAGGCGAACAGGCCCTTGTGCTGCTCGCGCAGCAGCGCCTTCTGCACCTTGCCCATCGTGTTGCGCGGCAGCTCGTTCACCACGAAGCAGCGCTTCGGTATCTTGAAGTTCGCGAGCTTCGACTTCAGTTCGGCCACGATGGCATCGGCATCCAGCGCGGCGCCCGGCTTGGGAATGACGATGGCCACGCCCACCTCGCCGAAGTCGGGGTGCGGCACGCCGACCACCGCGCTTTCGGCCACGCCGGGCAACTCGTTGATGTAGCCCTCGATCTCGGCGGGATAGACGTTGTAGCCGCCGCTGATGATCAGGTCCTTGCTGCGCCCGACGATGGTGATGTAGCCGCGGCCGTCGATCTTGCCGACGTCCCCAGTCTTGAAGAAGCCGTCGGCAGTGAACTCTTCTTTCGTCTTCTCGGGCATGCGCCAGTAGCCCACGAACACGTTCGGGCCGCTGACCTGGATGTTGCCGATCTCGTCGGTGGTGCAGTCGCGGCCGCTGTCGTCGCGAACGCGCAGTTGAACGCCCGGCAGCGCAAAGCCGACCGTACCGCCGCGGCGCTCGCCCTGCGCCGGGTTGTAGGGGTTGGAGGTGAGCATCACCGTTTCGCTCATGCCGTAGCGCTCGAGAATGGTGTGGCCGGTGCGCTCGCGCCATTCGTCGAAGGTTTCGATGAGCAGCGGCGCCGAACCCGCAACGAACAGCCGCATGTTGCGCACCGCCTCGCGCGTGAGGCCGGATTCGGCCAGCAGCCGCACGTAAAGCGTAGGCACGCCCATGAACACCGTGGCTTCGGGCAGCTTTTCGACCACGCGCTTCGGGTCGAACTTCGAGAACCAGATCATCTTGCTGCCGTTGAGCAGCGCACCATGCAACGCAACGAAGAGCCCGTGCACGTGGAAGATGGGCAGCGCATGGATCAGCACGTCGCCCTTCGTCCAGCCCCAGTAGTCCTTGAGCACTTCGGCATTCGACAGCAGGTTGCCATGCGTGAGCATGGCGCCCTTGCTGCGGCCGGTGGTGCCGCTGGTGTAGAGGATGGCGGCCAGGTCGTCTGCGTTTCTGTGCGCCACCGCATGCTGGTCGCTGCACTGCGCGGCAACCTCCAGCAGCGTGCCAGTGCGGTCGTCGTCCAGCGTGAACACGTGCCGCGTGCCGGCGGCATTGGCAATGGGGCCCACCCACGAGGCATTGCGGCTGGTGCACACCACCACGGCAGGCTCGGCATTGCCGATGAAATATTCGATTTCAGCGCTTTGATAAGCGGTGTTGAGCGGCAGGAACACATAGCCGGCACGCAGCGTGGCGAGATACAGGATCATCGCCTCGACCGACTTCTCGACCTGCACCGCGATGCGGGCGCCTTCTTCGAGGCCCAGCGCATCCAGCAGGTTGGCGATCATCGCGCTCGCGCGGTCGAGGTCTCTCCACGAATAGAACAGGCCGTTGTCCGTTTCGACGGCAATGCCGTCGAGGTCGGCGGGAAACGCCGCGCGCAAGGCGGCAAACAGGTTGGGGTTGGCTTTCGTCTTCATCGAGCAGGTACTTCAGAAATTCGGTTTGCGCTTGGCAAGAAAGGCGGCAATGCCTTCGCGGTGCTCGGCGGAGTCGGCATAGTCGTAGGCGGTTGCGAGCAGGCTCTCGGTCGTTTGCGCGCCGGCTTTCAGCATGGCGAAGGTGCGCTTGTGAAGCCGGGCGGCCCGCGGTGCCAGTGCGGCAATGCGCGCCGCATGCGCTTGCGCGGCGGCGGGCACTTCATGGTCGGGCAGCACCTGCAGCAAAAAGCCGGCGTCGTACAGCCGCTGGGCGCCGTGCACGCCGGCGGCCAGCAGCATGTCGCGCGCGAGCACATCGCCGATGGCGCCGTGAACCAGCGCGGCTTCCCGCGGCGCCATGGGAAAGCCCAGCTTGGCAATGGGCGCGCCGAAC from Variovorax paradoxus includes these protein-coding regions:
- a CDS encoding TonB-dependent receptor domain-containing protein; its protein translation is MISCVSLSLGRVPARRRRLACLPLALASAFGGLALIQLPSAAHAQQEAPALGETVVTANRTPQALSDLVGDVSIIDRQTIERSGAVGVADVLARLPGIEMTRNGGPGSTTSLFIRGADTRFTAVYIDGVRIDSQSTGGAGWEGIPLAQIDRIEVLRGPAAAVYGSDAVGGVVQLFTRRGEEGVAPYAGVGFGSHGLRKAEAGVSGKSGAFDYSLGVAHEESKGFNALPIEKRTPSRDGLTDPDRDAYRNDSGNLRLGYQINPAQRLEATLLYSDTEAGYDSPVSARTRPPIRFTNDVSQNTLRTAGLSWSAKWNDIYSTRVQVTDSQSVYKTQPSFYRTETNLRGYLFQNELRFGPHLVTATLERREDALENAPTTFTGLLSRKRSQDAVSLGYGFVQGAHSLQLHVRHDDDSEFGGKTTGSAAYGYAITPKLRATVSAGTAFRAPTLYQRFSEYGTPALKPESSRNVELGLQYADGGTHAGIVVYQNRVNDLIVFDGGATNCDSGFGCYASTARARYRGITLSGGHRIGDVTLRASMDFQDPRDLETDNLLARRARRHGTLGADWRIAGWTLGAEVQSSSKRFDDAANTRTLSGYTVLNLVASTQITRDIGLVARVDNVGDKDYTLARGYATGGRNAYIGLKWTPH
- a CDS encoding DUF904 domain-containing protein, producing the protein MPASSPIDQIAERVERLLVRHEEVQRTNALLQEQVEALTRERDALKSRLAAARTRLDALLERLPAEPPSEDSPA
- a CDS encoding cell division protein ZapA, with the protein product MKQIEVQIMGQSYLLGCPEGGEAQLREAVDRVDAAMCKIRDAGKVKARDRIAVLASLNLAFDLAAQQAAAAAAPASTAAPATAVPTADAGEGDAKAAQLIQKLDQALAGDDHLL
- a CDS encoding sulfite exporter TauE/SafE family protein, with protein sequence MNSLLDPLLIAELAALGLGTGFLAGLLGIGGGMLMVPFITIIMGHRGVASDLAVKMAIATSMATIIFTSVSSVRAHHKRGAVRWDIVRRLAPGIVIGSLLGSLGVFALLKGTVLAIVFALFVGFSATQMFLDRKPKPTRQMPGTAGQLSAGGAIGFISGLVGAGGGFVSVPFMTWCNISIHNAVATSAALGFPIAVANVLGYVVSGQSVQGLPDGAFGYIWLPALAVIAVCSVLTAPLGAKAAHNLPVKKLKRVFASILYLLAAYMLWKGLQG
- a CDS encoding universal stress protein — encoded protein: MKILIAVDGSAYTQKALNYLLANRAMFVDGHELVIVHVCTGVHGHVARHLSKQVVDDYYAEESAKVLDPVKALLAQNNVSNFTVDQRHGHAAEEILKSATAAHAQLIVLGTHGHGIFGRALMGSVATKVISETDTSVLLVQ
- a CDS encoding helix-turn-helix domain-containing protein, translating into MNQLFSTDAVPSDQRLAYWTDMICNVYVQLGCDAVRKDDSGNFEGSIRQHTLPSLDVSVVKSGPQKVMRTPGHISRSGDDYFLVSIQARGQGVVRQDGRDAVLAAGDFALYDSTRPYELLFDNAFEQIVLKLPGERLRGELHDTEALTATTVSGREGAGHLLLGMIRTLREDIDTLQPASALAVANGVQSILVAGLQTLPAARAPGLSNLTAYHLARVKRRIDEQLADPLLSVGSLAAELGVSASHIHRIFKSEPLTPSQYIWERRLEACSRDLLEPRLAGRPVAEIAYGRGFNGAAHFSRAFRERFGCSPREWRQQRVQQQ
- a CDS encoding carbon-nitrogen hydrolase family protein, with product MPATVHPKLRVAAVQAAPVFLDLDGTVDKTIDLMAQAAGQGVKLIAFPETWMPGYPWWIWLDSPAWGMQFVQRYHDNSLVVGSGEFDRIRDAARKHKIWVSLGYSEKAAGSLYIAQALIDDQGNTVQTRRKLKPTHVERTVFGEGDGSDLAVAETAIGNIGSLSCWEHLQPLSKYAMYAQNEQIHCGAWPSFSLYRGAAFALGPELNNAASQVYAAEGQCFVIAPCATVSPAMSELMCTDAGKQQLLRVGGGFARIYSPDGSPLGTALAENQEGLVIADIDLGMIALAKAAADPSGHYSRPDVTQLLLNKTKREPVVLQRTPEVEGGAFEAIVAAPEPAVAARQQLAA
- a CDS encoding phenylacetaldoxime dehydratase family protein; this encodes MESAIAEHLKCPRTRHRRVEDDYAPPYPAWSARAHAAVRQVVMGYFGVQSRGADMQGRACAALMKIAAGFALPDGPGHHDFAHYVDADGYDNMIAIAYWDDPAAHARWCAAPEVDAWWRSDERLADGLGYFREIVSPRVEHFETMFNTPDRLEGVGVVMCGVSGELQEHGYWGSMRDRIPLSQTDAMAPSGTRAVMAGTPAPGQRVRIAGHENIAMIRSGQEWADTTGQERTLYLEQMEPVLREGMEFLRDRGLDIGCYSNRYMRHLDAKGTPLEKSFGLSFWRSLADMERWAESHPTHVAIFGSFMRYVQALNFQLQLRVYHEVSVLKADEQSYEYINCHGRSGLMNGLATT
- a CDS encoding serine hydrolase, producing the protein MWSELDSLVEASMQEWKVPGLALAVIQDGEIAVLKGYGVRDTDTGLPVTVDTQFLLCSITKSFTAAGLGLLVDERKLEWSRPVREVIPEFRLHDPVATERLTVRDLLCHHSGLPRHDWIHMPGDLSNAQMLAALRHLAPNKDLRDTFQYSNLGYLVAGMVTERISGQSYQDFTTERLMKPLGFSHFSFSIEALGAAEDAARPHAMDGDERYRTPLSPIRATPAGGINASVSDLAKWARFLLGGKVDGRQLLSAQALREMTTPRVHMGRSEFPEIGDSHYGLGLFCEQYRGERTIAHSGSWAGWSTLMTMQPERRAGVVVLTNRAPGGFTAILTYALLDHICGRTPVDWFGRLAPRRKQAVEQLGLDKKAKGEVRRSGTRPSHALEDYVGGYEHPAYGRIHIEQAADGLAWRWRGFEEPLEHRHYDVFITPDRPTVMHPSNRTLTFRYDRQGRIDRVEVPLEEMVDDIVFRRVAAGDVLDPAFRRLCAGDYLHSGRVIEIRLDAEGQLGMTVPGQPTYRLLPAGGRSFNVDTLEGYGVEFRRPSPGVVDAMIFHEPRTTALAPRAPKAAKD
- a CDS encoding malonate--CoA ligase codes for the protein MKTKANPNLFAALRAAFPADLDGIAVETDNGLFYSWRDLDRASAMIANLLDALGLEEGARIAVQVEKSVEAMILYLATLRAGYVFLPLNTAYQSAEIEYFIGNAEPAVVVCTSRNASWVGPIANAAGTRHVFTLDDDRTGTLLEVAAQCSDQHAVAHRNADDLAAILYTSGTTGRSKGAMLTHGNLLSNAEVLKDYWGWTKGDVLIHALPIFHVHGLFVALHGALLNGSKMIWFSKFDPKRVVEKLPEATVFMGVPTLYVRLLAESGLTREAVRNMRLFVAGSAPLLIETFDEWRERTGHTILERYGMSETVMLTSNPYNPAQGERRGGTVGFALPGVQLRVRDDSGRDCTTDEIGNIQVSGPNVFVGYWRMPEKTKEEFTADGFFKTGDVGKIDGRGYITIVGRSKDLIISGGYNVYPAEIEGYINELPGVAESAVVGVPHPDFGEVGVAIVIPKPGAALDADAIVAELKSKLANFKIPKRCFVVNELPRNTMGKVQKALLREQHKGLFA